The following are encoded together in the Ignavibacteriales bacterium genome:
- a CDS encoding T9SS type A sorting domain-containing protein, with the protein MKKLLLLFAWLLIFVFSSFSQVSIQNQTPGNTVYSQAPDYVKNTKAFSREWWFYQQRAYPFDKIPDDAYSNSLLQREELRQQNLMDGFDFAWVSLGPTPGYYFNYGNISSRIVTGAYHPTDPNIIYVGPANGGVWKTTDAGSTWTPLTDKEASLAMGAIVLNPQNPNIILAGTGEATYSGASYYGRGLLRSTDSGASWTQITAGLPSSSYFSRIVYRPGRSNEILAALGYNGLYRSSDSGLSWNLLLAGRVDDVLFSPAGDTAFAVGSGIGIRRSIDGGVSFSTFSTGLGTGERTHFDLCKSNPAFMYTAVYGGGVVNIYKSSNFGVNWTQILSNLDGGSQAWYDLYLRVNPKNPDKVYCGAIDVFRSTNGGTTFENITNGYAGGSVHVDQHFLFFHPGDENTFIVTNDGGIYRTTDNGNTFTNLNAGLTLTQFYRITASPFETGWILGGTQDNGTQQTHSTINWAAAFGGDGGEVCFNPFNEDVVLGESQFNGLVKTLNGGTSWSGATNGISSSENAAWVAPIISHPTIDATFFTARQKLYKTTNNALMWTAVSDNINGTSAVEQLAISNTDPQIIFASTYNQLYKSTDGGITFTNKTNGLPNKYISSIYVHPDDAQTVYVTLSGFGGSKVYKSTDGAEHWISISGNLPDTPVNDIYVYTEDASNPKTYFVATDIGVFYTQNDGTDWTEITNGLPNTVILHLDYAPTTKMLRAGTHGRGVFEAFIDFTVPVELANFSSHIIDKTVMLNWQTATETNNSGFQIERKLKNEEWESIAFIAGSGTTTEVKSYTFTDDLSNFNYQGRILYRLKQIDFSGSYEYSDIVFADVNFFPTEITISQNYPNPFNPSTKIKYTLNGDSKVKLTIYNSVGQQIAALVDEQLSVGNYEIEWNAENFASGIYFYFFDVRDADNQKSIREIKKIVLMK; encoded by the coding sequence TACAGCAATTCTCTGCTTCAGCGTGAAGAACTTCGTCAGCAAAATTTAATGGATGGGTTTGATTTTGCCTGGGTAAGTCTTGGACCAACGCCCGGCTACTATTTTAATTATGGAAATATTTCTTCCCGAATTGTTACCGGTGCATATCACCCAACCGATCCAAATATTATTTATGTCGGACCGGCTAACGGTGGTGTTTGGAAAACTACTGATGCAGGTTCAACATGGACTCCGCTGACAGATAAGGAAGCTTCACTTGCAATGGGAGCTATTGTTCTTAATCCGCAAAATCCAAATATAATTCTTGCCGGAACTGGTGAAGCTACATACAGCGGTGCATCTTATTATGGAAGGGGGTTGTTAAGATCAACAGACAGCGGTGCAAGCTGGACACAAATTACTGCCGGATTACCTTCAAGTTCTTATTTCTCAAGAATTGTTTATCGCCCGGGTAGATCAAACGAAATTTTAGCAGCTCTTGGCTACAATGGTCTATATCGAAGTTCAGACAGCGGACTTTCATGGAATTTACTTCTTGCCGGAAGAGTTGATGATGTTCTATTTTCACCTGCCGGTGATACTGCATTTGCGGTTGGCAGCGGAATAGGAATCAGAAGATCAATTGATGGAGGTGTAAGCTTTTCAACTTTCTCAACCGGTTTGGGAACAGGCGAAAGAACTCACTTTGATTTATGTAAATCCAATCCTGCTTTTATGTATACAGCAGTTTATGGCGGGGGTGTTGTCAATATCTATAAATCTTCAAACTTTGGTGTGAACTGGACACAAATCTTATCCAATCTTGACGGCGGCTCTCAAGCATGGTACGATTTGTACTTAAGAGTAAATCCAAAAAATCCTGACAAAGTATATTGCGGTGCTATTGATGTTTTTAGATCAACTAATGGCGGAACTACTTTTGAAAATATTACAAATGGATATGCCGGCGGCAGCGTTCATGTTGATCAGCATTTTCTTTTCTTCCATCCCGGTGATGAAAACACTTTTATTGTTACTAACGATGGCGGAATTTATAGAACCACAGATAATGGAAATACGTTTACAAATCTTAACGCTGGATTAACACTTACTCAATTCTACCGTATTACTGCCTCTCCCTTTGAGACTGGATGGATACTCGGCGGTACTCAGGATAATGGAACTCAGCAGACGCATTCAACAATAAACTGGGCAGCAGCTTTTGGCGGCGACGGCGGAGAAGTTTGTTTTAATCCTTTTAATGAGGACGTTGTTCTCGGCGAATCGCAGTTCAATGGACTTGTAAAAACTTTGAACGGCGGGACTTCGTGGAGCGGAGCTACTAACGGTATCAGTTCTTCTGAAAATGCAGCTTGGGTTGCCCCCATTATTTCTCACCCCACCATTGATGCGACTTTCTTTACAGCAAGACAAAAACTTTATAAAACGACAAACAATGCTTTGATGTGGACTGCCGTTTCGGATAATATCAACGGCACAAGTGCTGTTGAGCAGCTTGCAATCAGCAATACTGATCCTCAAATAATTTTTGCTTCAACATACAATCAATTATATAAATCAACTGACGGCGGGATCACTTTCACAAATAAAACGAATGGACTACCGAATAAGTATATCAGTTCAATTTATGTTCACCCTGATGATGCGCAAACTGTGTATGTAACTCTTTCCGGATTTGGCGGAAGCAAAGTTTATAAATCAACTGACGGCGCTGAACATTGGATAAGTATTTCAGGTAATCTCCCTGATACTCCCGTAAATGATATTTATGTTTATACAGAAGATGCATCCAATCCTAAAACTTATTTTGTTGCGACTGATATCGGTGTTTTTTATACACAAAATGATGGAACCGACTGGACTGAAATTACAAACGGTCTGCCTAATACAGTTATTCTTCATCTTGATTATGCTCCAACAACAAAAATGCTTCGTGCAGGTACGCATGGAAGGGGTGTGTTTGAAGCATTCATTGATTTCACTGTCCCGGTTGAGCTGGCTAATTTCTCAAGCCATATTATTGATAAGACAGTCATGTTAAATTGGCAGACAGCTACTGAAACCAACAACAGTGGATTTCAAATCGAACGAAAGTTAAAAAATGAAGAGTGGGAATCAATTGCTTTTATTGCCGGCAGCGGTACGACTACCGAAGTAAAAAGTTATACATTCACCGATGATCTTTCTAATTTTAATTATCAGGGAAGGATACTTTATCGCTTAAAGCAAATTGACTTCAGCGGAAGTTATGAATATTCTGATATAGTTTTTGCTGATGTTAATTTCTTCCCAACAGAAATTACTATTTCTCAGAATTATCCTAATCCATTCAATCCTTCTACAAAAATTAAATACACACTCAACGGTGATAGCAAAGTTAAATTGACTATCTATAATTCGGTTGGGCAGCAGATTGCAGCACTCGTGGATGAACAACTGAGTGTCGGTAATTACGAAATTGAATGGAATGCAGAAAACTTTGCCTCCGGGATTTATTTCTATTTCTTTGATGTTCGTGATGCCGATAACCAAAAATCAATTAGGGAAATAAAGAAAATAGTTTTAATGAAATAA
- a CDS encoding cupin — translation MPVIINSPSVIEAAGNKPKIIEEYFGRVNSSTDEVSIAKMKSPQGWVEPGQRPAFNEYTLVLKGTLCVKTENELFEIKAGSAILTKKGEWIKYSTPYEGGAEYIAVCLPAFSLETVNRDNSE, via the coding sequence ATGCCGGTTATTATAAATTCTCCTTCGGTGATTGAAGCTGCTGGCAACAAGCCCAAAATCATTGAAGAATATTTTGGAAGAGTTAATTCATCTACTGATGAAGTCAGCATTGCAAAAATGAAAAGCCCTCAAGGGTGGGTTGAACCGGGACAGCGTCCGGCGTTTAATGAATATACTTTAGTCCTGAAAGGAACTTTGTGCGTTAAAACTGAAAATGAATTATTTGAAATAAAAGCCGGCAGTGCCATACTAACAAAGAAAGGGGAGTGGATTAAATATAGCACTCCCTATGAAGGCGGGGCAGAATATATCGCAGTGTGCCTTCCTGCTTTCTCTTTAGAAACAGTGAATAGAGACAACTCTGAATAA
- a CDS encoding c-type cytochrome, translated as MKTIINISLILFSLLILAGFTKNSLQDEPAGKKLFMDAKCTSCHSMEAFGLIPKTPKKNIPDLSFVGDRHNADFIKLFITKQEKMHDANHPIAYKGSDEELVILADWLASLKAEVNTPLQTDSTSGQ; from the coding sequence ATGAAAACAATAATAAATATTAGCCTAATTCTTTTTTCACTTTTAATTCTTGCAGGATTTACAAAGAATTCTCTTCAGGACGAACCTGCCGGTAAAAAACTCTTTATGGATGCAAAGTGCACAAGCTGCCACTCTATGGAAGCGTTTGGTTTAATTCCTAAAACTCCTAAAAAGAACATTCCCGATCTTTCGTTTGTAGGTGACAGACACAATGCTGATTTTATAAAACTCTTTATCACTAAGCAGGAAAAAATGCACGATGCAAACCATCCTATTGCTTACAAAGGCTCTGATGAAGAATTAGTCATTTTAGCAGATTGGTTAGCATCATTGAAAGCTGAGGTCAACACTCCTTTGCAAACTGACTCAACAAGTGGTCAATAG
- a CDS encoding DsrE family protein: MKILFLINDAPYGTEKFYNACRLAMTVQKEHSEVEVNVFLMADSVTGALVNQNAPQGYYNIERMLKSIINKGGKVKLCGGCIDARGIASLQFIEGCTRSNMSELAQWSFEAGKVFTF, translated from the coding sequence ATGAAAATACTTTTTTTAATAAACGATGCACCGTACGGAACAGAAAAATTTTATAACGCTTGCAGACTTGCAATGACAGTACAAAAAGAACATTCAGAAGTTGAAGTGAATGTTTTTTTAATGGCAGATTCTGTTACCGGTGCTCTTGTAAATCAAAACGCCCCGCAAGGTTATTACAACATTGAAAGAATGTTAAAAAGTATAATTAACAAAGGCGGCAAGGTTAAACTTTGCGGGGGGTGTATTGATGCTCGCGGTATCGCCTCACTGCAATTTATTGAAGGCTGCACAAGAAGCAATATGAGTGAGTTAGCTCAATGGTCTTTTGAAGCTGGTAAAGTATTTACATTTTAA
- a CDS encoding T9SS type A sorting domain-containing protein, whose translation MLLKKILIITIFVLSNHFCIAQTTWQKISDSLTTGYIYDLQVDSEGNLFAAIDHQLLLYPANGEQPKHLYETDKLSIYILRILFITDNEILIGTDFGIFSSTDKGLTWSANSLDSVWIDFLFMDKNGIIYAGNDPIYKSTDKGTTWTELNPSRPVSSFYITSSGNFLAGTDCGIYLSSDFGQNWILTGFFDCGDVLAMKGIQDDGIIFIGGADRFHGIYFSTDDGYKWVKVNNSDTLDWVTSIIPTSSNEIYFNSNFNGVFKYNIQDSSITASNDGLQYGVTALALDSLGYLYAGSNGIFKTFSPVDTIKFLNNNVFNFSLEQNYPHPFNSTTTIEYNLPASGIVKIEVYDMLGQKVIELENRFQQEGKYKVTFQANSLSSGVYIYHMQIDEKTFSKKMMYLK comes from the coding sequence ATGCTTCTTAAAAAAATATTAATAATTACAATTTTTGTTTTATCGAATCATTTTTGCATTGCCCAAACAACATGGCAAAAAATTTCCGACTCACTTACTACAGGATATATATATGATCTCCAGGTTGATTCTGAGGGCAACTTATTTGCTGCGATTGACCATCAACTTTTATTATATCCGGCTAATGGTGAACAACCAAAGCACTTATATGAAACTGATAAATTGTCGATTTATATCCTTCGTATACTTTTCATTACAGATAATGAAATATTAATTGGCACCGATTTTGGAATATTTAGCTCAACCGATAAAGGTTTAACATGGTCAGCTAATTCTTTAGATAGTGTCTGGATTGATTTTTTGTTTATGGATAAGAACGGTATTATTTATGCAGGTAATGATCCTATTTATAAATCCACTGATAAAGGTACAACCTGGACTGAATTAAATCCTTCTCGCCCTGTCTCAAGTTTTTATATTACTTCTTCTGGTAATTTCTTAGCTGGTACAGATTGTGGAATTTATTTATCAAGTGACTTTGGGCAAAATTGGATTTTAACAGGATTTTTTGATTGCGGAGATGTGCTTGCAATGAAGGGAATACAGGATGATGGTATCATTTTCATTGGAGGTGCCGATAGATTTCATGGAATATATTTCAGCACCGATGATGGTTATAAATGGGTTAAGGTGAATAATTCAGATACTCTGGATTGGGTGACTTCAATTATTCCAACAAGCTCAAATGAAATTTATTTTAACTCTAATTTTAATGGAGTATTTAAATATAATATCCAGGATTCATCTATTACAGCTTCGAATGATGGATTACAATATGGAGTGACCGCATTGGCGCTTGATAGTTTAGGTTACCTATACGCAGGCTCTAATGGTATTTTCAAAACTTTTTCTCCGGTTGATACAATTAAATTTCTGAACAATAATGTCTTTAATTTTTCGCTCGAGCAAAACTACCCTCACCCTTTTAACTCCACTACAACAATTGAATATAATCTACCCGCCTCGGGAATTGTTAAGATAGAAGTCTATGATATGCTCGGACAAAAGGTAATTGAATTAGAAAACAGATTTCAGCAGGAGGGAAAATATAAGGTAACATTTCAAGCAAATTCATTATCAAGCGGCGTTTATATTTATCATATGCAGATTGATGAAAAGACATTCTCAAAAAAAATGATGTACTTAAAATAA
- a CDS encoding carbonic anhydrase, which yields MNQLQAVLLESDIPEQYRGTPIGLLLEYHNLDRPYESYSNAQLLIGMCMDNRKHLHIPDNFAFIIRSGGANLRYSEFKVSYAVAVGEVRSIALIGHNQCGMVNLIDRKKQFIKGLVENAGWQLEAAEDHFNRFAPMFEIGSEIEFVLSEVKRLRLRYPKILVAPLLYRVEDNRLYLIEENTAAALKGLSSCYN from the coding sequence ATGAATCAATTACAAGCTGTGTTATTGGAATCTGATATCCCGGAGCAATATCGGGGAACTCCTATCGGTCTCTTGCTTGAGTATCATAACCTTGATCGCCCGTATGAATCATACTCGAATGCGCAGCTGCTTATTGGAATGTGTATGGATAATCGAAAACATTTACATATTCCGGACAATTTCGCTTTCATCATCAGGTCCGGCGGTGCAAATCTTCGATACAGTGAGTTCAAGGTATCGTATGCGGTTGCGGTGGGGGAGGTTCGCAGTATTGCACTAATTGGACATAACCAATGCGGGATGGTTAATCTTATAGACCGCAAGAAACAATTCATCAAAGGACTTGTGGAAAACGCAGGATGGCAATTGGAAGCGGCGGAAGATCATTTTAATCGTTTTGCACCGATGTTTGAAATTGGGAGTGAAATAGAATTTGTTCTTAGCGAAGTCAAGCGACTCCGTCTCAGGTATCCGAAGATTCTCGTTGCTCCGCTTCTTTACCGGGTTGAAGATAATCGTTTATATTTAATTGAAGAGAATACAGCGGCAGCTTTAAAAGGCTTATCGAGCTGTTACAATTAG